Below is a window of Impatiens glandulifera chromosome 2, dImpGla2.1, whole genome shotgun sequence DNA.
TTAACTCCTCAAGCCTATTCTTCTccaactcatcatcatcttGCTTCTTTTTCAACTCATCATCATCTTGCTTATTCTTCAACTCATCAAGCCTACTCTTCTCCAACTCATCATCTTGCTTCTTCTTCAACTCATCAAGCCTCTTCAACTCCAACTCATCATCGTCTTCCTTTTTCTTCAACTCATCAAGCATCTTCAACTccaactcatcatcatcttccttTTTCTTCAACTCATCAAGCCACTCCTTCTCCACTAAATCAACAATCTTTTGTTCCTTTATTTCCCCTAATAATGTGATTATTTGGTTGAACATAAGACGTTGATCCTCTTTGATGAGCTTCATTTCAGTTTTAAGCTCATTTATATTCTTTGTCAGCTCCTTTACATTCTTTGTCAGTTCATCAAGTTTGGCATCAGTCTGAGCTTCAGTCACTCGATTGGGTGCACTAGATGGAGAATTGTCTTGGTTAGTTTGAGGAGTCATCGCGAATGGACTTGCCGAGTAGACCGAGAGGTGTCTTGGCTAAATTCATCATTAAATGACCTCTCAGTCCTCTTCCTCTTGGCTAGTGTAGTTTTGGAGGGATGTGGATTAAATAGTCTTCTCCTCTTAGCTGCCGGTTAGGGAGTCCTTTCATCTTTGGGAGTACTTTCATCTTTGGTAGTActttcatcttcattctttctcttcctaCAATCTAGttcaaagaattcatcataaatgtagCCTTCTATATCTTCAAAGTCCTCCCCATAGTACTTCCTCTTCTCCTTATCAGACTCATCAATCTTTAGGGCAAAAAGCCCGAGGAACTGGACTGTGACTCTTCTATTACATTACATAGCAGTGAAAACATTGCACTTCAGGAGGGCAATGACTATCTCCTAAACGGTGTTGCTCTTGGAGGCTCTATAGAGCAATATCCATGGGCATATATGCTCTTCTCGCTTGGTGCTATTAGCGACATCACAACCGCTTTCCCCTTCCAGGTTTCTCTCTTGGTCAGATATACCTCCCGGAGATGTTTCATGTCTTTGTCAATACCCTTCAGGGTTGCTCTGAAGGACAcatttccccatggaaattagAGGACATCTCTATGTCCTCCACCATGCGGAAGATTTCCAAACTTACCCTCTTCCTATTATTAGATGCGAAAAGATACTAGTAAATCAGGTATAtgagccccatcttccatgcaTCCTCCTTATTAGAGCATTAAAGGAAATTTGCTTCAACCTCTGTCACTCTAACAATCATTTTACCCCCAAAATATTTGCGGACAAGGGGTAGACATTCTTCAACGTCCCTATTTTCCACCACAGGAAATCTACCAATGTTGAGGCCTGTCACTAAAGAATATTCCTTCATGCCCCGGCAGACCTCCTCAACATTTACTAGGAACCTTATCTCCTTCAAATTTTAGCTTCTTTTCCTAATCAACATCTGATGGAGTATTGTTCCTGAGAAAAATACAGCCGGGGCTTTGAATATATACTGGAATTGGGTTTGTAAAGCCCTATACATAAGATCAAGGTTATTAAACCTCTCATTTATCTTTGACAAGCAGGTGCTGACAGATTTTCATGAAACACGGCCAGGAAATTTCTCAATAATggatttggatttggttttggttttggttggtgccatctgcaaaGAAACAATATGTTAGACTAATGAAAACACAATATACTTCAATGCAAAGTGAAAAGTGTATTTTACACTGCGTAAATGTATTTTGCGTCGGCACAATTACAATTTGCGTCGACGCAAAATGCAATTGTGAAGATGCAAAATGCAATTGCGCAGACGCAAAATGTAATTGCGCAGACGCAAAATGTAATTACGCCGACGCAAAATGCAATTGCGCAGACGTAATATACAAATTCACACCATTTCAAACCATTCAACATTCACACATAATAATTCTTCccctaaacctaaaccctaaaaccaTTTCATACTCACTCATCATGTATGCAAGAGGAAAACGATAGAAAAACAAAACTCACCTGAATATCATTGAAGACGTCGGCTGAAATGATGAAGACGTCGTCGGGGGAGGCGTTCCGGCGTCGCTGGGAGTTGTTGCCTGCGTTGCTTGGGGAGTTGGGGGAGTTGCTGGTCGATCACGGTTGGCTCGggggagaagaagagagaaagaagaggaAATAGAGGGGAGCCCAACGGTCGGGGGAGGGAGATAGGGaaactgaaatgaagaatgGAAGGGGGAATGAGGGAAAAGAGGGGAAATTTTATTAAGGGTAGTTTGGTCTTTTACCATGGGCAAAAGGTTATTTTTACAAAGAACATTGGGGCCgatcacttttaaaattaacatcTTTTGAGtgtaatttcatcaaattttccaaattataaggttatgtcatatttttaccgtaaaaaaatataaattaggtcataaatagtgatttttttttaaagtggaCTTCAACCAAATTATATTTCTTCCGTAATATCCTCTCCGAAAATAACTATCTCCTTCATATTACTTTTTagattacttatttaaaaaatttgatataaaacttaacaaaatccttataattttagaaagacCAAAACATGtgttaaataaatcattaatgtcatataaaaattataacacctaaaaataactaaaattatatttttcaactaataaaaacaaagtaaataaataatattaaaacccAAATACagttatcaattaattaattttttacatgattatttgatataaatatttgaaaagcaCTTATTTTGtctatacaaatattatttttacagttgtcataattgtttttaaattagaccaaattttttttttaatatgattatatattctaaacataaataataaacacTTTTGAAGAATTTGCATACTAATTTGTAATCATGTATATACACAAtacttgtttttataatatatataagtttttatttaaaaacaaaaacataaaattactACCTTATTAAAATTGACAAATAATGATATgttatgtataaaaaatatgaaagaaaattaattatattatttgaatagttTTAACTCATTGTTGCTCCTTCACTTCTCCTCTCATGAATTAGAATTTTGAcctagtcttcttcttcttcaatagtTCTTCACTCTTCAAACGGCAAACGTCTCACTCTCACGATCTTCACCATTCACCAATTACCTCAGGGAGACGGAAGCACGGCTCATTCTCCGTCCATCGGTCTAGCCGTCATCCAGCCTCCGGCTCTAGGTACCATTTTGACACTCACGTATCATTTCATCTACTTACGAGTGAGTTTCTGGGCGTCATTATAAACTAAGCATTGGATATTCGGATTGATTGCTGaatctcttctttttcttaACTTGTTAACTGTTAGTCTCATAGTTTATGttagattaaaaacaaaataggaTTTAGGAATTAGGTTAAATGCAAATAATGTGTATGCTAATTGggtaagaaaagaaaacaaaaaccgAACTTCTCATGGGGGCACGCCAGCGCTCCCGTCTTTCAATTGAGTTATTATTATAGGTAGTTTATCAATTATCACTAAGATTGTTTATAATAGCCTTTTGGTATTAGGGTCTTAACATGGGTTGATTTGATATTCTTATACCCTCTTAGAAGGGAATCGAAGTTAATAGCTATACTTCTCTGATCAGATTTCGTTGGTCTTCTTCTCACTTGGCCAGGTCTTGATTCCCAAACAGTTGGAGACATTTTGGATCTGAAAATACTATGGAGTGTGTTGTTCAAGGAATCATAGAGACGCAGGCACGTagtaaataaagttttttttacataatattatcTTCTGTACATTCATGTTAGAACTTAAATATTCTATAGTTTGTTCTATCTTGACTTAAGCATAGCTTCTAGAAATGGCTTCAGAAAAACTATGTTTGGACCTTATTAAGTTTGACCGGTATGGTAAGAATCAGACGGAATGGCTAGGTTTAGCAGTTTGATAATTGAATGGGGATATTAAATAAGTTTCTACAAGCCACTTGATGTCTCTCAAGAGATATGGGATCTTCTAAGGTAAGATTGGCAAGTCGAGCTCAAGTATGTTTAAAAAGAATGCTGTCTTTGGTAAGCGACAACTTTTTGAAGTAGTGGACACAATCGGATGGCATGGTATCGGAGCACCTTCTAATAGACATATAtctgtttattttttgtttttttttgtctcgCTCCCTATTAGAATATGAAAAAAACCCGTAAGAAAACATTGTGACATTATTCTATCAAGAAAAGTACGAAACATATAAGTTTTTTAGGCCAATGGATTAAGAAACTCCATTTTCTGCATTATTTCTTTGttcaaattgaattataataggCTATTATTTGCTGTAAGATAGTTCTTAGTTTGTGTTAAGATAGAGAATTAATTGATGAAGTTTTGTATGGTCAGCAGATGGGATGGTGGTTAACAGTTTCCTAAGGTTCACAATTTAAGTTTCTTAATTAGGTTTTTGTTCCATTTTATTGCAATTTTAGCATTCTCACTCTTGACAAAATGTGATTTCTTGCAGCATGTTGAGGCCCTTGCGATTCTACTGCAAGGTCTATGTGGAGTTAATAAAGAACGCTTAGGGATCCATGAACTATGTCTAAGAAGTAGTCCAAATCTCGGTAATGTTCTGTTTTAGTGTGATACTGATGGATATTATAGATTGTAAGAGCACCTCTGCAAAACTTCTATTTGGCTGCAAGTTGACTTGCATTTATTGGAAGCTCATAATACTCATCTATGGTCTGGTGACTTTGTATTCTGTTAAGTATTTTGAAAAGTTAAAGCTTGTATTAATATGATTGTTTTGAACTGCGACTTTAATTATTACAAGCAATTATTCgaggaaaagaaaaataaagaactTTGAAGGATAGAAGTTACTGCCTATGAAGCATAAAAAGCTAAAGAAAGAACCCaaacaaaaaccaaaataaCCACCAAAAGGCCAAAGATACTTATACTTAATAGAAAGCAATTCTTACATTTACAATTAAGCCCCCCTAACACATTGCTTTCTATCTAGTATTACCATTAAGAAATGTTAACAGTTTTATTTCTCATTGATTACAATTTTAGATGATTCAGGAGGGCTGTAATACCTTGAAATGTTTAACCTTGGATAATGGTCTACAATGGACAATCCTTGGTTAGTGTTTCatattgaaatttattgaattGACTAGGCTTTAATCATCATTCATCACCTTTCCCTGCCCCAATGTTGGGTTCTTGATTCATTCAATTCATCCTTGTTGCTTGCCTCTTGACTTGAAACTCTTACTACTTCTGACTTCTGTAAACTTTGCCTTGGTTATACTACTATTTTATgcaaaattgcatttttttctcaaaGGGTGCTAGagaacttgtttgatctttggatCATTTAGAAAATTTCTGGattattttggaaaaaatatgtttgatgtttggtttaaaaatcatattattcAGGTTCATTTACCATTTTACCCTTGCCTTAAATTTCTAGTAAATAAAGTTTTAGAGAATGaaagtattttagttgatgatttgaatgatgggATTGAAAATCAAATCCTTTAGgttcacatcaaacaagcccttacaCTGCTTTCCGTCTTATATCTTGGCAGTGGTCTTCTTACCTTGGACATATTGTAGGAAGAGCTATACTATAATCTGAATAGACTTGATGTGACCAGAATTTGTATGCTATTTTTGCATGGAACAATTACACTTTGATGTTATTTGTAGAAGATGATAGTGTAAATAACATTAAGTTAGTTCAGAGTTTTAATAGATCTTTCCAAATCCCTATAAAAAGGTAACCTTCTTGAAAAGACTTCAGACGGAACAAAACCTATACCTGATTGCATTTGTTTCTAGTTGCAGAATTGCATCTTGTATTTTGgaaaatcatcaaataaatgTCCTTTTCATCCCCTCACCTCAATCTacactttctttttcatttggCTGTCTGATGtaggatttttttgaaaagaaaatcatttttttgatgaaaaggggattatttgggttaaatgactaaaatatcctttgtatttaatattttattatgttataaaatatgtgTAAGTATTTTAATTggtgatttgattgatgatgggatgAAGGTTCCCTTAATCAAGGCCTATGTTTGCTGTAGAAACCTTGggttaaaatttcaaaattattctcTACTTAATTGTGTTTCCAGATGCATCCTAATTTCCATCTTTATTTGATGGAGCcatatttcttaaaattaatgatgTCCAGACTCCAATTTTCAGGGTCTGTATCGTCAGAGGTACGACTATTGTGTGATCTGGAACAGCCTGAACCAACATGGTAAATAAAATTCTGTTAAAATTGATATTgcatttataaacaaaaatttagttGTGGCCATGGGTTTTGAAAATCTATAGGACCATACGACACATTGGGGGTGCAATGAGAGGTGCCGGAGCTGACCAAATCTCAGTTCTTGTTAGAACAGTGGTAGAAAGCAAAGCAAGCAAGACTGTGCTTAGAATGTTTTATGCTCTGGGATACAAGCTAGACCATGAATTGTTGAGGGTTGGATTTTCCTTCCATATCCTAAGGGGAGCTCAGATAACTATCACTGTTTCCTCAGTTAATAAAATGCTGAAATTGCATGCAACTGATGAAGCGGTTCCTGTCACACCCGGGATACAGCTAGTTGAAGTGACTGCCCCAGCATCACCCGAAAATTACAGTGAGGTTGCCGCAGCTGTATCATCATTTTGTGAATATCTTGCACCGTAAGTTATCTTCTATTTCTCTTATATAAAGCTCTAAGAAATCCTTTTGTGGAAGTGGTTGTGGTCATAGTTGTGCTAGCTTCCTCCAGATAATAAACcctggtttaaaaaaaaataaagcccACAAGATTAAATCCTTATCCCATCATCGATCACTTAATGAATCCCTTATCCTCATGGAATTTTACCATTGTAGAAACACAGGCTTCTGCCTTGTCAAGATTAGACTTataccttgtttgatgaaaccccttatcccatcatcaatcacttattgaattaaatctttcaattatcaacaaaaataccaaattatcctttatattttttataacattttaaaatattaacaaaatatattttagtcatCAAAGTAACTCCAAATAATCCACTTCTTCATCTAACAAGATATTTTCCCAAGAAAAttggattattttgaaaaaccctagatcaaacaagctcttatagATTCGATGTTTTTGTTCCTCAGACTGTTATACTTGTCAAAACCTGGTGCTTCAACTGGAGTTGTCCCTACTGCTGCTGCGGCTGCTGCGTCTCTAATGTCTGATGGTGGAGGTACTACATTGTCGTAGGATCAAGAGAATCTCTGAGAAGTTGATGGTCAGCAGTTGGTCATTTCAAACTGAAGTATTAGAGCCTTAGGTAGGTTTCTCTTCTTGTTTTGTTAAAGAATTTAGATATAAGCATGGATTATATTTCACCTGAGTATATACCTGGACAAACAAATTATGAAAATCATCATGTAAAAACTTCTTCTACCAATGCTGGTTAGTCTTACAAAGGACCTCACTAGTTCcgtatccaaattaattaactaactaaATGTTTTATCTTTTCCAGTTCATTCTTAATGTTGGATTTGCTTTTATTCATTGAGCTTTTTATGATGTTGAGATCCAACTTTACACTAGTTTTCTCCTTCTCTGAGTTACTAGTAACTAAAAGAAAATCTCATGATATTTCTGAAGACTTAATGATATTTAGGCTCTTAAAGTAGTGACTCATATCTCAGTATCTTAGTGGTAGAGTGCAATAACTCAAGTCCTTAAGGCGGGGAGTCTTCACGCCGTGACTattcacaaaatatatatatttaggctCTTCTAATATTCTTGAAACCCTGCAATCTTATCTTGAATCATTAATTTTGCTTTTATGCCTATTTTTTTAAAGTGTGTTTTAAAAATCCCGTCTTCTTCTTCAGATTCTCCAATAACTGGTTCTCCTCTTCAGCTCAAACTTCAGAAAAGCCTCTTCACTCTTCAATCTGGTGTTCTTCTTTGAGTCTGATAGAGAGACTCTCTTCATCTCTCAATCAATCTGCTCACTTCTAGTCTTTTTCCTTCAAGAGTCTCACCTTCTTCCCTTGCTTTCAGATCTCAATCTTTTGCTCGTCTTATATAGTCGTTTGTTTCAGAGGTGGATGCCTCAAATCAGCAACTAGGGGAGTAAAACAAAAGATTTGCCTGCAATAATTAAAGGcttgtttgaatttattgaaTGTAGCATATATTGGATTTAAAGGCTTGACTATTGATGTTTTCTAGGTAGTTTGGTATTTTCAGTTCAAACCTTAGAAATAGGAAAAAGgttattttttgtttagtttAGTTGTGGGAAGAATGGTATTTCTTGGTCTAATTTAATTACAATCTTTACTCCAATTTAATTCGATTAATAGTTTTATTGTTTAGTTTAGAatgttcattattttgtttaggttgtagttaaacaatttaatttgtttagttAGTAAATATTTGGTAAAAGTACATTTCTCCAATGTAAAAAATCTTGTGTTCTTACACAAGCCTTTTTTCAACTTCTCAAAAGTTAAGCAAATGGCGTTGCAAAATACAGATTTTGGAAAACAATGTGAGCATAATGTTCTTCATTTTGTCGGTCATTGTTTGAGCTTCATTTCCCATTGATTCGACATCACAATCCGATCTCAATGCGTTATGATGAGGACAAATCTACATATTTTGGTTAGACCAAATgtctaaaatcaaatctaaaacACATaggataattaaataattgaacttTCTATAGCTCAAAGGTTTTTTACTTTATGTATTTAATAGAAATATCTTGGAAAtgatttgtaaattaatttaagttgaTTCTTATCTcacaatttgttttattttattttgtatcacatacaaataacaaaaatcaattaactaaaactaatttaacTGATTTCACACATAAcactcatatttattataaataacattcATAAATGAATCCaaaatttatctcattttaaGGTCTTAAGGTACTTGGTAAATTTTCATTTGTGCGTGACCTATTTGTCTCTGAAGCTTTGGTTgatcataattaatttagtttttagttgattataattataatacacAATCATGAagtacttttataaaaaaaaaacattcacgACTTTCAATGGAatgaaaagttaaatatattaactttgttATAGTATATAGAACTTGTTTCTACTATACAAT
It encodes the following:
- the LOC124924524 gene encoding histone chaperone RTT106-like translates to MTPQTNQDNSPSSAPNRVTEAQTDAKLDELTKNVKELTKNINELKTEMKLIKEDQRLMFNQIITLLGEIKEQKIVDLVEKEWLDELKKKEDDDELELKMLDELKKKEDDDELELKRLDELKKKQDDELEKSRLDELKNKQDDDELKKKQDDDELEKNRLEELKKKQDNKQDVEELKKKQDDNELEKNEDDDELELT
- the LOC124926135 gene encoding mediator of RNA polymerase II transcription subunit 18, producing the protein MECVVQGIIETQHVEALAILLQGLCGVNKERLGIHELCLRSSPNLGSVSSEVRLLCDLEQPEPTWTIRHIGGAMRGAGADQISVLVRTVVESKASKTVLRMFYALGYKLDHELLRVGFSFHILRGAQITITVSSVNKMLKLHATDEAVPVTPGIQLVEVTAPASPENYSEVAAAVSSFCEYLAPLLYLSKPGASTGVVPTAAAAAASLMSDGGGTTLS